The Lycium barbarum isolate Lr01 chromosome 10, ASM1917538v2, whole genome shotgun sequence genome includes a region encoding these proteins:
- the LOC132615911 gene encoding ras-related protein Rab7-like isoform X1, which yields MSMPLKNLIKVIVLGDCGVGKTSLLNQYVLKNFREQYRATIGADFSTKELQIDERKVTLQIWDTAGQERFHSLGVAFYRGTDCCILVYDVNVPKSFETLQHWHEEFIKQADLTEPEKFPFVLIGNKVDLDYGNTETVPEKKAKEWCASRGNIQYFVTSAKENYNVDNAFLCAAQLAHANGDDQNIWQLSADDEVPSHCQLQRVPESVSGIEQQRGRCAC from the exons ATGTCCATGCCACTAAAAAACTTGATCAAAGTCATTGTTCTTGGTGATTGTGG GGTGGGAAAGACATCTTTGCTAAATCA ATATGTTCTCAAGAATTTTAGGGAACAATACAGGGCAACAATTGGAGCTGATTTTTCTACTAAAGAACTACAGATTGATGAAAGAAAAGTCACCTTGCAA ATATGGGACACAGCAGGGCAAGAAAGGTTTCATAGCCTAGGTGTTGCATTTTACAGAGGAACAGATTGTTGCATTCTTGTATATGATGTGAATGTGCCTAAGTCATTTGAGACTCTTCAACATTGGCATGAAGAATTCATCAAACAG GCAGACCTAACAGAGCCTGAAAAATTCCCATTTGTCTTGATTGGTAACAAAGTAGACTTGGATTATGGCAACACTGAGACA GTTCCAGAGAAGAAAGCCAAGGAATGGTGTGCTTCTAGGGGAAATATACAATACTTTGTGACCTCAGCAAAAGAGAATTACAATGTGGATAATGCATTCTTGTGTGCTGCACAACTTGCCCATGCCAATGGAGATGATCAGAACAT TTGGCAGCTATCAGCAGATGACGAAGTGCCTTCTCATTG TCAGCTCCAAAGAGTACCAGAATCTGTATCAGGAATTGAGCAGCAGAGAGGACGGTGTGCATGTTAA
- the LOC132615911 gene encoding ras-related protein Rab7-like isoform X2, which translates to MSMPLKNLIKVIVLGDCGATIGADFSTKELQIDERKVTLQIWDTAGQERFHSLGVAFYRGTDCCILVYDVNVPKSFETLQHWHEEFIKQADLTEPEKFPFVLIGNKVDLDYGNTETVPEKKAKEWCASRGNIQYFVTSAKENYNVDNAFLCAAQLAHANGDDQNIWQLSADDEVPSHCQLQRVPESVSGIEQQRGRCAC; encoded by the exons ATGTCCATGCCACTAAAAAACTTGATCAAAGTCATTGTTCTTGGTGATTGTGG GGCAACAATTGGAGCTGATTTTTCTACTAAAGAACTACAGATTGATGAAAGAAAAGTCACCTTGCAA ATATGGGACACAGCAGGGCAAGAAAGGTTTCATAGCCTAGGTGTTGCATTTTACAGAGGAACAGATTGTTGCATTCTTGTATATGATGTGAATGTGCCTAAGTCATTTGAGACTCTTCAACATTGGCATGAAGAATTCATCAAACAG GCAGACCTAACAGAGCCTGAAAAATTCCCATTTGTCTTGATTGGTAACAAAGTAGACTTGGATTATGGCAACACTGAGACA GTTCCAGAGAAGAAAGCCAAGGAATGGTGTGCTTCTAGGGGAAATATACAATACTTTGTGACCTCAGCAAAAGAGAATTACAATGTGGATAATGCATTCTTGTGTGCTGCACAACTTGCCCATGCCAATGGAGATGATCAGAACAT TTGGCAGCTATCAGCAGATGACGAAGTGCCTTCTCATTG TCAGCTCCAAAGAGTACCAGAATCTGTATCAGGAATTGAGCAGCAGAGAGGACGGTGTGCATGTTAA